The proteins below are encoded in one region of Pecten maximus unplaced genomic scaffold, xPecMax1.1, whole genome shotgun sequence:
- the LOC117318425 gene encoding uncharacterized protein LOC117318425: MATAPKSRRRTVQPHVAVDDDIRLQLFGWKATYNQRAVLVRVMCKGGKSKMDSGIQFVKFIDREIINRCEYPDRMREEYSEFSYMGSNVSLDNFYDLLKEYHELRDFNLSAMWEDIFTIVEQRGYYYTPGRDGGWKSKEWTRELQEKYNILSTEQKIFLTTFETALKCDMRKGEAKTWMTKMVELMKSGTDEALGVVLTLEPSLHDNTNTELEVINGDQHEDFQNLFLPYNQPLKYSSATSDLFEDSEDSEENISKIHRFTVVPDFCVLLPDYPGVFPLVTEMKSANCELQGLTRNIGQLLSKMHFQDIVFGVVITPTAYILSVIRKSDKTNELLFQRAVVDLTTVDSDGNLTLNLNNFKELCTFVYRVLKWSLLTKCQL; the protein is encoded by the exons ATGGCAACAGCCCCAAAGTCAAGAAGGAGAACAGTACAACCACATGTGGCTGTTGATGATGATATCAGACTTCAGCTTTTT GGCTGGAAGGCTACCTACAACCAAAGAGCTGTTCTTGTAAGGGTGATGTGCAAAGGGGGCAAAAGCAAAATGGACAGTGGTATCCAGTTTGTGAAATTCATTGACAGGGAAATCATTAATCGGTGTGAATATCCTGACCGAATGCGAGAAGAGTATTCTGAATTTAGTTATATGGGCTCAAATGTGTCTTTGGATAATTTCTATGATCTTCTGAAGGAATATCATGAATTAAGAGATTTCAATCTCAGTGCTATGTGGGAAGACATATTTACAATTGTGGAGCAGCGTGGATATTATTACACACCAGGAAGAGATGGCGGGTGGAAGTCGAAAGAGTGGACAAGGGAATTGCAAGAAAAATACAACATACTGTCAACAG aGCAAAAGATTTTCCTGACAACATTTGAAACAGCACTGAAGTGTGATATGAGGAAGGGGGAAGCTAAGACCTGGATGACAAAAATGGTCGAGCTGATGAAATCTGGCACAGACGAGGCACTCGGGGTAGTATTAACTCTGGAACCATCACTGCATGACAACACTAATACAGAGTTGGAAGTGATTAATGGTGACCAACACGAGGATTTTCAGAATTTGTTTCTGCCTTATAATCAGCCTCTTAAATATTCTTCAGCAACATCAGATTTATTTGAGGATTCCGAGGACTCCGAGGAAAACATTTCGAAAATTCACCGCTTCACTGTAGTGCCAGATTTTTGTGTCCTGCTTCCTGACTATCCTGGCGTATTTCCATTGGTCACTGAAATGAAATCGGCGAATTGTGAACTTCAAGGGTTGACCCGAAATATAGGGCAGTTGCTGTCAAAAATGCACTTCCAGGATATCGTTTTTGGGGTTGTCATAACACCAACTGCATACATTTTGTCTGTAATAAGGAAGAGTGACAAGACAAATGAACTGCTGTTTCAAAGGGCAGTGGTAGATTTGACAACTGTAGATTCAGATGGAAACTTAACACTTAATCTCAACAACTTCAAAGAATTGTGTACGTTTGTTTATCGTGTCTTGAAGTGGAGTTTGCTAACAAAATGCCAACTGTAG